A single region of the Cronobacter condimenti 1330 genome encodes:
- the phrB gene encoding deoxyribodipyrimidine photo-lyase, translating to MTTHLVWFRADLRVNDNLALAAACRDPDARVIGLFISTPQQWRDHSVAPRQAAFIWQNLQALQQALAKRGIPLFMREATDFTAAVGTLDAFCTEQQVTSLFYNYQYELNEARRDALAERQLEGRVACQGFDDSVMLPPGSVVTGNGEMYKVFTPYSRAFLRRLGEGLPPCVSAPKPRAGGALSEVAALPPFDYPSETPDAMLFPAGEEAALKRLRDFCQTAAGDYPEKRDFPAIRGTSLLSPYLAIGVLSPRQCLHRLLTEHPRAAEGGSGAVWLNELIWREFYRHLIVAWPHLCRHQPFIDWTARVAWQRNDAHFQAWCEGNTGYPIVDAAMRQMKVTGWMHNRLRMITASFLVKDLLVDWRRGERYFMSQLIDGDFAANNGGWQWAASTGTDAAPYFRIFNPTTQGQRFDADGDFIRRWVPELSHIPGKAVHEPHDWAKKQGAALRYPKPIVDHKQARVATLAAYEAARKE from the coding sequence ATGACCACGCATCTGGTCTGGTTTCGCGCGGATTTGCGCGTCAACGATAATCTGGCGCTTGCCGCCGCCTGCCGGGACCCCGACGCGCGGGTCATCGGCCTTTTTATTTCCACCCCGCAGCAGTGGCGCGACCATTCCGTGGCGCCCCGCCAGGCCGCGTTTATCTGGCAAAACCTGCAGGCGCTGCAGCAGGCGCTGGCGAAACGCGGCATTCCGCTTTTTATGCGAGAGGCGACTGATTTCACGGCGGCCGTCGGGACGCTGGACGCGTTTTGCACAGAGCAACAGGTCACGTCGCTTTTCTACAACTATCAGTACGAGCTGAACGAAGCCCGGCGTGACGCGCTCGCTGAACGTCAGCTTGAAGGCCGCGTCGCCTGCCAGGGGTTTGACGACAGCGTAATGCTGCCGCCCGGTAGCGTCGTGACCGGCAATGGCGAGATGTATAAAGTTTTTACGCCTTACAGCCGGGCCTTTTTACGCCGCCTCGGTGAGGGGCTGCCGCCCTGTGTCAGCGCGCCAAAACCGCGCGCAGGCGGCGCGCTAAGCGAGGTGGCAGCACTTCCTCCCTTTGATTATCCAAGTGAAACGCCGGACGCCATGCTCTTCCCGGCGGGCGAGGAGGCCGCGCTTAAACGGCTGCGCGATTTTTGCCAGACGGCGGCGGGCGACTACCCGGAAAAGCGCGATTTCCCGGCGATTCGCGGCACCAGTTTGCTTTCGCCTTATCTCGCCATCGGCGTGCTTTCGCCGCGTCAGTGTCTGCACCGTCTGTTAACCGAACACCCGCGCGCGGCTGAGGGCGGCAGCGGGGCGGTGTGGCTAAATGAGCTTATCTGGCGTGAGTTTTACCGCCATCTTATCGTCGCCTGGCCGCACCTGTGCCGCCATCAGCCGTTTATCGACTGGACGGCGCGAGTGGCATGGCAGCGAAACGACGCGCATTTTCAGGCTTGGTGCGAGGGCAACACGGGCTATCCGATTGTAGATGCCGCTATGCGCCAGATGAAGGTGACAGGATGGATGCACAACCGGCTGCGAATGATCACCGCGAGCTTTCTGGTCAAAGACTTACTGGTCGACTGGCGGCGCGGCGAACGCTATTTTATGTCGCAACTGATTGACGGCGACTTTGCGGCGAACAACGGCGGCTGGCAATGGGCGGCCTCAACGGGCACCGACGCTGCGCCCTATTTCCGCATCTTCAACCCCACCACCCAGGGGCAGCGGTTTGACGCCGACGGCGATTTTATTCGCCGCTGGGTGCCGGAGCTGAGCCATATTCCCGGCAAGGCGGTGCATGAGCCGCATGACTGGGCGAAAAAGCAGGGCGCGGCGCTGCGTTACCCTAAGCCGATAGTCGACCACAAACAGGCCCGCGTTGCGACGCTCGCGGCGTATGAAGCGGCGCGCAAGGAATAA
- the nei gene encoding endonuclease VIII, translating to MPEGPEIRRAADTLEEAVAGKPLTHVWFAFPELKPFEAVLLGERVERFETRGKALLTHFTGGLTLYSHNQLYGVWRVVKAGETPQTTRSLRVRLETEEAAVLLYSASEIEMLDESGVAAHPFLQRVGPDVLDMSLTVDQVKERLLSPRFHRRQFSGLLLDQAFLAGLGNYLRVEILWQAKLAPRHKAAELNETQLDALARACLDIPRLSYQTRGRVDENKHHGALFRFEVFHRAGKKCRRCGDIIEKTTLSSRPFYWCPGCQE from the coding sequence ATGCCGGAAGGACCGGAGATCCGCCGCGCGGCGGACACGCTTGAAGAGGCGGTAGCGGGCAAACCGCTGACCCACGTCTGGTTTGCTTTTCCTGAATTAAAACCCTTTGAGGCGGTATTGCTGGGCGAGCGGGTCGAGCGCTTCGAAACCCGGGGCAAAGCGCTGCTGACGCATTTTACCGGGGGACTTACGCTCTACAGCCATAACCAGTTGTATGGCGTCTGGCGTGTGGTGAAGGCGGGCGAAACGCCGCAGACCACGCGAAGCCTGCGTGTGCGGCTGGAAACGGAAGAGGCCGCCGTGCTGCTCTACAGCGCCTCGGAGATAGAAATGCTGGACGAAAGCGGCGTGGCGGCGCACCCCTTTTTACAGCGCGTCGGGCCTGACGTGCTGGATATGTCGCTGACCGTGGATCAGGTGAAAGAACGCTTGTTAAGCCCGCGGTTTCATCGCCGACAATTTAGCGGCTTGCTGCTGGATCAGGCGTTTCTCGCCGGGCTTGGGAATTACCTGCGGGTGGAGATCCTCTGGCAGGCAAAGCTTGCGCCGCGCCATAAAGCCGCTGAACTCAATGAGACACAGCTCGACGCGCTGGCCCGCGCCTGCCTTGATATTCCACGGCTTTCTTACCAGACGCGCGGCAGAGTGGATGAGAATAAACACCACGGCGCGCTGTTTCGCTTCGAGGTGTTTCACCGCGCCGGGAAAAAATGCCGACGCTGTGGCGACATTATTGAGAAGACCACGCTCTCGTCGCGGCCGTTTTACTGGTGTCCGGGGTGTCAGGAATAG
- the pxpC gene encoding 5-oxoprolinase subunit PxpC has protein sequence MLKIVRAGMHATLQDGGRFGLRQYGVSQCGALDGPSLQIANLLVGNDPNAAALEITLGQCTVEFTEDHWFALTGAGCDATLDGRAVWTGWRLLARAGQCLTLKLPRRGMRSYLALAGGFDVPEVMGSRSTDVKVGVGGFEGRLLCDGDVLPVNPSPRHFREARGVKQLLWGNRIRALPGPEYHEFSHAAKEAFWRTPWQLSPQSNRMGYRLHGHVLERTTERDLLSHGLLPGVVQVPPGGQPIVLMNDAQTTGGYPRIACVIDADRYNLAQLRLGEPIHFVQCSIEEALQARAERARYLEQLAWRLNDED, from the coding sequence ATGCTGAAGATCGTTCGTGCAGGCATGCACGCCACCCTTCAGGACGGCGGCCGTTTCGGGCTGCGTCAGTATGGGGTGAGCCAGTGCGGTGCGCTGGATGGCCCGTCATTGCAGATTGCGAATCTGCTCGTGGGCAACGACCCGAATGCGGCGGCGCTGGAAATTACCCTTGGCCAGTGCACCGTGGAGTTCACTGAAGATCACTGGTTTGCGCTCACCGGCGCGGGCTGTGACGCGACGCTTGACGGACGCGCCGTCTGGACCGGCTGGCGGCTGCTGGCTCGCGCGGGGCAGTGCCTCACGCTTAAACTGCCCCGTCGCGGTATGCGCAGCTATCTGGCGCTGGCGGGCGGCTTTGACGTGCCGGAGGTAATGGGCTCGCGCAGCACCGATGTGAAAGTGGGTGTCGGCGGGTTCGAAGGGCGACTGCTGTGCGACGGCGACGTGCTGCCGGTTAATCCGTCTCCCCGCCATTTTCGCGAGGCACGCGGCGTGAAACAACTGCTGTGGGGCAACCGCATTCGCGCGCTGCCGGGGCCGGAGTATCACGAATTCAGCCATGCGGCGAAAGAGGCGTTCTGGCGCACGCCGTGGCAGCTCAGCCCCCAGAGTAACCGCATGGGTTACCGTCTGCATGGTCATGTGCTGGAGCGTACCACCGAGCGTGACTTGCTCTCGCACGGTTTGCTGCCCGGTGTGGTGCAGGTGCCGCCTGGCGGTCAGCCGATTGTGCTGATGAATGACGCCCAGACGACCGGCGGCTATCCGCGCATCGCGTGCGTGATTGACGCCGACCGTTACAACCTGGCGCAGCTGCGCCTCGGCGAACCGATCCACTTCGTGCAGTGCTCCATCGAAGAGGCGCTTCAGGCGCGCGCCGAGCGGGCGCGTTACCTTGAACAACTGGCATGGCGGCTTAACGATGAAGATTGA
- a CDS encoding YbgA family protein, giving the protein MSVKIPVGISACLLGENVRFDGGHKRLAFAVEELAPWVKYEPVCPEMAVGLPVPRPALRLVKTDEGRIALRFSDKRDGDLTGDMETFSHERVSRLGHLCGYIVCAKSPSCGMERVRVYDQDGKNNRKAGRGIYTDVLMNALPWLPVEEDGRLHDPAIRENFVERIYTLHELHTLREEGLTRGNLIAFHSRYKLLLLAHSQPLYRELGRFVAAIDKWTSLDAYFDEYRLRLMALLSVQATRRNHTNVLMHVQGYFRNQLNVRQRQELSTLIDRYRQGTQPLLAPVTLLKHYMAEFPDPYLDQQRYFEPYPEALRLRYGR; this is encoded by the coding sequence ATGAGTGTAAAAATCCCTGTTGGCATTAGCGCCTGTCTTTTAGGGGAAAATGTGCGTTTCGACGGCGGCCATAAACGGCTGGCCTTTGCGGTGGAAGAGCTTGCGCCCTGGGTGAAATATGAGCCGGTCTGCCCGGAAATGGCAGTCGGTCTGCCGGTACCGCGCCCGGCCCTGCGTCTGGTAAAAACAGATGAAGGCCGTATCGCACTGCGCTTTAGCGATAAACGCGACGGGGATTTAACCGGCGACATGGAAACCTTTTCGCACGAGCGCGTGAGTCGCCTCGGGCATCTGTGCGGGTATATCGTGTGCGCTAAATCGCCAAGCTGCGGCATGGAGCGCGTGCGCGTCTATGATCAGGACGGTAAAAACAACCGCAAAGCCGGTCGCGGCATTTACACGGATGTGCTGATGAACGCGCTGCCCTGGTTGCCGGTGGAAGAGGACGGGCGTCTGCACGATCCGGCCATTCGCGAAAATTTCGTTGAGCGCATTTATACCCTGCATGAACTGCATACGCTGCGTGAAGAAGGGCTTACGCGCGGTAATCTCATTGCGTTCCATAGCCGCTATAAACTGCTGTTGCTGGCGCACTCGCAGCCGCTCTACCGTGAGCTTGGCCGTTTTGTCGCGGCTATCGATAAGTGGACGTCGCTGGACGCTTACTTTGACGAGTACCGTCTGCGCCTGATGGCATTGCTTTCTGTTCAGGCGACCCGCCGCAACCACACCAACGTCCTGATGCATGTACAGGGCTATTTCCGCAATCAACTCAACGTGCGGCAGCGTCAGGAACTCTCGACGCTTATCGACCGCTACCGGCAGGGCACGCAGCCGCTGCTGGCGCCGGTCACGCTCTTAAAACACTATATGGCGGAATTCCCTGACCCTTATCTTGATCAACAACGTTATTTCGAGCCTTACCCGGAAGCACTGCGCCTGCGCTATGGCCGTTAA
- a CDS encoding DUF969 domain-containing protein, with the protein MDGSSLLPLIGIPVVVIGFALRFNPLLVVVVAGLTTGLTVGMDFGMLLETFGEKFVNSRSLATFILILPVIGLLEYYGLKERAQAWVAKIASATSARILMLYFVVREGTAALGLMSLGGHAQTVRPLLAPMAEGAALNEYGELPQHIRDKIKAHAAACDNIAVFFGEDIFIAFGAVLLIDAFLKENGIAGIEPLHIGLWAIPTALAALIIHMARLLRLDASIRREVMAWRAEQSKQEVAP; encoded by the coding sequence ATGGACGGTTCCTCCCTGTTGCCGCTCATCGGGATCCCGGTGGTGGTCATCGGTTTTGCGCTGCGCTTCAACCCGCTGCTGGTCGTCGTGGTCGCCGGGTTAACGACCGGCCTTACGGTTGGCATGGATTTCGGTATGCTGCTGGAAACCTTTGGCGAAAAATTTGTTAACAGCCGCTCGCTCGCCACCTTCATTCTGATCCTGCCGGTTATCGGTCTGCTGGAATATTACGGCCTGAAAGAGCGCGCCCAGGCATGGGTGGCGAAAATCGCCAGCGCGACGTCGGCGCGTATTCTGATGCTCTATTTTGTGGTGCGTGAAGGCACCGCCGCGCTGGGGCTGATGTCCCTTGGCGGTCACGCGCAGACCGTGCGTCCGCTGCTGGCGCCGATGGCAGAAGGGGCGGCGCTTAATGAATATGGCGAACTGCCGCAACACATTCGCGACAAAATCAAAGCTCACGCCGCCGCCTGCGACAACATCGCGGTGTTCTTCGGCGAAGATATTTTTATCGCCTTCGGCGCGGTACTGCTGATTGACGCCTTCCTGAAAGAGAACGGCATTGCGGGCATTGAGCCGCTGCATATCGGCCTGTGGGCTATCCCGACAGCCCTTGCGGCGTTGATTATTCATATGGCGCGTCTGCTGCGCCTTGACGCCAGTATTCGTCGCGAGGTCATGGCCTGGCGCGCAGAGCAAAGCAAGCAGGAGGTCGCGCCATGA
- the pxpA gene encoding 5-oxoprolinase subunit PxpA, giving the protein MKIDLNADLGEGCSNDALLMPLISSANIACGFHAGDAVTMRESVRLALAHGVAIGAHPGFADRENFGRTAMHLPPETIYAQTLYQIGALAAIAHAEGARLAHVKPHGMLYNQAAKDAALADAIARAVKDLDPTLLLVGLAGSALIAAGERLGLSTREEVFADRGYLADGSLVPRSQPGAMIEDDDEAVSRTLSMVLEGRVRSRDGAWATVNAQTVCLHGDGAHALAFARRLREAFDARQIQVCA; this is encoded by the coding sequence ATGAAGATTGATCTGAACGCCGATCTCGGTGAAGGCTGCAGCAATGACGCGCTGCTGATGCCGCTGATTAGCTCAGCCAATATCGCCTGCGGCTTTCATGCGGGCGATGCGGTGACCATGCGCGAAAGTGTGCGGCTCGCGCTGGCGCACGGGGTAGCTATCGGCGCGCATCCGGGATTTGCCGATCGTGAGAACTTCGGGCGCACCGCGATGCACTTGCCGCCAGAGACCATTTACGCCCAGACGCTGTATCAAATCGGCGCGCTGGCCGCCATCGCGCACGCGGAAGGGGCAAGGCTCGCCCACGTAAAGCCGCACGGCATGCTCTATAACCAGGCAGCGAAAGACGCAGCCCTGGCCGATGCTATCGCCCGCGCGGTGAAAGATCTCGATCCAACGCTGCTGCTGGTGGGGCTCGCGGGCAGCGCGTTGATTGCCGCCGGCGAGCGTCTGGGGTTGTCTACCCGTGAAGAGGTGTTCGCCGATCGCGGTTACCTGGCAGACGGGTCGCTGGTGCCGCGCAGCCAACCGGGCGCGATGATTGAGGATGATGACGAGGCAGTCTCGCGCACGCTCTCAATGGTGCTGGAAGGGCGGGTACGCAGCCGTGACGGGGCGTGGGCGACCGTCAATGCCCAGACGGTTTGCCTGCACGGCGACGGCGCCCATGCACTGGCGTTCGCGCGCCGCCTGCGTGAGGCGTTCGACGCGCGTCAGATTCAGGTTTGCGCGTGA
- a CDS encoding DUF979 domain-containing protein yields MSTLLTINRVYYLIGFVVMLLVVMTLRDRGNPKRFTTALFWFLFGGIFLFGDLLVQELGRSLAYRIIGGAVIVIALLAGFGLVGKGHYKMSTEAEREASSQRLRNWLFLPALLIPVVTVIGTLFLKGVSVGGVFLLDQKQLTLAALCVACIAALLVGWWLTRGTPLHAIRQSRRLVDTIGWAVILPQMLAMLGGVFVVANTGHAVQQVVSLFVDPENRFLLVVIYCVGMALFTMIMGNAFAAFPVLSAGIALPLLINHHHGDPAPLLAIGMYAGYCGTLMTPMAANFNIVPAALLELKDKYQVIKIQIPTALTLLVVNVFLMYFIVFR; encoded by the coding sequence ATGAGTACGTTATTGACCATTAACCGCGTCTATTACCTGATTGGCTTTGTCGTCATGCTGCTGGTGGTGATGACGCTGCGCGATCGCGGCAACCCGAAGCGTTTCACGACCGCGCTGTTCTGGTTTTTGTTTGGCGGCATTTTTCTTTTCGGCGATCTGCTGGTGCAGGAACTGGGCCGCTCGCTCGCCTACCGCATTATTGGCGGCGCGGTGATTGTCATTGCTTTGCTGGCAGGCTTTGGGCTGGTGGGCAAAGGGCACTATAAGATGTCCACGGAAGCCGAACGCGAAGCTTCATCACAGCGCCTGCGCAACTGGCTGTTCCTGCCCGCGCTGCTTATTCCGGTCGTGACGGTCATCGGCACGCTGTTTTTAAAAGGCGTGTCGGTGGGCGGCGTTTTTCTGCTGGATCAAAAACAGCTGACCCTTGCCGCGCTGTGCGTGGCATGTATCGCGGCGCTGCTGGTGGGCTGGTGGCTCACACGCGGAACGCCGCTACACGCGATTCGTCAGTCGCGCCGTCTGGTGGATACCATCGGCTGGGCGGTAATTTTGCCGCAAATGCTGGCGATGCTGGGCGGCGTGTTTGTTGTCGCCAATACTGGCCACGCGGTGCAGCAAGTGGTGAGCCTGTTCGTCGACCCGGAAAACCGCTTCCTGCTGGTAGTGATTTACTGCGTCGGCATGGCGCTCTTTACCATGATCATGGGTAACGCCTTTGCGGCGTTTCCGGTGCTGAGTGCCGGGATAGCGCTGCCGCTGTTGATTAATCATCACCACGGCGACCCGGCGCCGCTTCTGGCGATTGGCATGTATGCCGGGTATTGCGGCACGCTGATGACGCCCATGGCCGCCAACTTCAATATTGTTCCCGCCGCGCTGCTGGAACTTAAAGACAAGTATCAGGTGATAAAGATCCAGATCCCAACGGCGCTGACGCTGCTGGTGGTCAACGTTTTCCTGATGTATTTCATCGTGTTTCGCTAA
- the pxpB gene encoding 5-oxoprolinase subunit PxpB translates to MQRARCYLLGESAVVLELEPPVTLESQQRIWGLVQRLEAVPAVVEVIPGMNNITVMLREPGTMALDAIERLQRWWEESEAIIPAARRIEIPVVYGGEGGPDLAEVARHAGLSEKQVVEKHAQVDYVVYFIGFQPGFPYLGGLAPELATPRRAEPRLLVPAGSVGIGGSQTGIYPLPTPGGWQIIGHTSRALFDPKKSPPGLLAPGDTVRFVPQQEGVC, encoded by the coding sequence GTGCAGCGAGCCCGTTGTTATCTGTTAGGTGAAAGCGCCGTGGTGCTGGAGCTGGAACCGCCCGTGACGCTTGAAAGCCAGCAGCGTATCTGGGGGCTGGTGCAGCGCCTGGAGGCGGTGCCCGCCGTAGTGGAAGTGATTCCCGGCATGAATAACATTACCGTGATGCTGCGCGAGCCTGGCACGATGGCGCTGGACGCCATAGAGCGGCTACAGCGCTGGTGGGAAGAGAGCGAGGCGATAATTCCTGCGGCGCGGCGCATTGAAATTCCGGTGGTGTATGGCGGAGAGGGCGGCCCCGATCTGGCGGAAGTCGCGCGCCACGCCGGTCTTAGTGAAAAGCAGGTGGTAGAGAAACACGCGCAGGTCGATTACGTGGTCTATTTCATCGGCTTTCAGCCAGGTTTTCCTTATCTCGGCGGGCTTGCGCCGGAACTGGCAACCCCGCGGCGCGCCGAACCGCGCCTTCTGGTGCCCGCAGGCTCCGTCGGTATTGGCGGCAGCCAGACGGGGATTTATCCACTCCCGACGCCGGGCGGCTGGCAGATTATCGGCCACACGTCGCGCGCGCTGTTCGACCCGAAAAAAAGCCCGCCAGGCCTGCTCGCGCCCGGCGATACCGTGCGCTTTGTGCCGCAACAGGAGGGCGTATGCTGA
- a CDS encoding winged helix DNA-binding protein, whose product MSHKKPALSNANDDITDGRIVSSRHLVSERCAELSELEYALIMTSNAFNKWMVRCMTAAGEPDMGAFDVSLLHHVNHRNRKKKLADICFVLNVEDTHVVTYALKKLVKAGYVSSEKVGKELYFFTTEEGKALCMKYRDVRETCLIAIQVESGIPGAAIGETAQLLRTIASLYDTAARAAASL is encoded by the coding sequence ATGAGCCACAAAAAACCTGCTTTATCAAACGCTAATGACGATATCACTGACGGGCGCATCGTCTCGTCCCGACATCTGGTTTCCGAGCGCTGCGCCGAATTATCGGAGCTGGAATACGCGCTTATCATGACCAGCAACGCGTTTAACAAATGGATGGTGCGCTGCATGACGGCGGCAGGCGAGCCGGATATGGGCGCGTTTGACGTGTCGTTATTGCATCACGTCAACCACCGCAACCGTAAGAAAAAGCTCGCGGATATCTGCTTTGTACTCAACGTCGAAGACACGCACGTAGTGACCTATGCGCTAAAAAAGCTGGTGAAAGCGGGCTATGTGAGTAGTGAAAAGGTGGGTAAAGAGCTCTATTTCTTTACTACCGAGGAAGGAAAAGCGCTGTGTATGAAGTATCGCGACGTGCGCGAGACGTGCCTTATCGCGATTCAGGTCGAGAGCGGTATTCCGGGGGCGGCGATTGGAGAAACCGCGCAGTTACTGCGCACCATTGCCTCGCTCTACGACACCGCCGCGCGGGCGGCGGCATCGCTGTAA
- a CDS encoding type 2 GTP cyclohydrolase I, producing MKNTELEQLINDKLNSATFSDYAPNGLQVEGRDEVRKIITGVTASQALLDEAVRQQADAVIVHHGYFWKGESPVVRGMKRNRLKTLLTHDINLYGWHLPLDAHPQLGNNVQLAQLLGIEVKGEIEPLVPWGELSMAVSGPEFASWLEARLGRRPLWCGDTGPELVKRIAWCTGGGQGFIDSAARFGVDAFITGEVSEQTIHSAREQALHFYAAGHHATERGGIRALSEWLNETTDLDVTFIDIPNPA from the coding sequence ATGAAAAATACCGAACTGGAACAGCTGATTAACGACAAGCTCAACAGCGCGACGTTCAGCGATTACGCGCCGAATGGCCTGCAGGTTGAAGGCCGCGATGAGGTGCGCAAAATTATCACCGGCGTGACCGCAAGCCAGGCGCTGCTGGATGAGGCGGTGCGCCAGCAGGCGGATGCGGTTATCGTGCATCACGGCTATTTCTGGAAAGGCGAATCGCCTGTCGTGCGCGGCATGAAGCGCAACCGCCTGAAAACTTTGCTCACCCACGACATCAACCTTTACGGCTGGCACCTGCCGCTTGATGCGCATCCGCAGCTTGGCAATAACGTTCAACTGGCGCAACTGCTGGGCATTGAGGTAAAAGGCGAGATTGAACCGCTGGTGCCGTGGGGCGAATTGTCGATGGCGGTCTCCGGCCCTGAGTTCGCGTCGTGGCTGGAAGCGCGTCTGGGACGTCGTCCGCTGTGGTGCGGCGATACCGGCCCCGAACTTGTGAAACGCATCGCCTGGTGTACCGGCGGAGGGCAGGGCTTTATCGACAGCGCGGCGCGTTTCGGCGTCGATGCGTTTATCACAGGCGAAGTGTCCGAGCAGACCATCCATTCTGCCCGCGAACAGGCACTGCATTTTTACGCGGCAGGCCACCACGCCACCGAGCGCGGCGGCATTCGCGCACTTAGCGAATGGCTGAACGAAACCACCGATCTGGATGTGACCTTTATCGATATTCCGAATCCGGCTTAA
- a CDS encoding DUF2891 domain-containing protein, which translates to MTLTQTQADAFARMPLTYLRQEYPNHIMHLMNEGADALPPRELHPIFYGCFDWHSAVHGYWLLLRCLRLYPTLSCRDEIIALFDEHMTEGNVARELAYFTAPFRASFERPYGYGWLLALAQELKESSLPQAARWHDTLAPLTQDIRARLVDYLSKLTYPIRVGTHYNTAFALALGLNYARALGDATLETAIVEATTRFYQADTAYPAHYEPGGDEYLSGALTEALLVSKTAQDFPAWFDAFLPDIGHIAPLMNPAVVSDRADPKIAHLDGLNLSRAWCMKHIAAALPEAHPAQTALREAVKRHLAASVEHVVGSHYSGGHWLASFALLALE; encoded by the coding sequence ATGACACTGACGCAAACCCAGGCTGACGCCTTTGCCCGGATGCCCTTAACCTATCTGCGCCAGGAGTACCCGAATCACATTATGCATCTGATGAATGAGGGTGCCGATGCGCTACCGCCACGCGAACTGCACCCGATTTTTTACGGCTGCTTCGACTGGCATTCTGCGGTACACGGTTACTGGCTGCTGCTGCGCTGCCTGCGCCTTTATCCGACACTGTCGTGCCGTGACGAGATTATCGCGCTGTTCGACGAGCATATGACCGAAGGCAACGTGGCGCGCGAACTGGCCTATTTTACCGCGCCGTTTCGCGCCTCGTTCGAGCGTCCGTATGGTTATGGCTGGCTGCTGGCGCTCGCCCAGGAGTTAAAAGAATCTTCACTGCCGCAGGCGGCGCGCTGGCATGACACGCTGGCACCGCTGACCCAGGATATCCGTGCGCGCCTGGTCGATTACCTTAGCAAACTGACCTATCCGATCCGCGTCGGCACACATTACAACACCGCGTTTGCACTGGCGCTCGGACTGAATTACGCGCGCGCGCTCGGTGACGCGACGCTTGAAACCGCGATCGTTGAGGCGACCACACGCTTTTACCAGGCGGATACGGCCTACCCGGCGCATTATGAGCCGGGCGGCGATGAGTATCTCTCCGGCGCGCTGACCGAAGCGCTGTTGGTAAGTAAAACGGCGCAGGATTTCCCGGCGTGGTTTGACGCGTTTTTACCGGATATCGGCCACATTGCCCCGCTGATGAACCCGGCGGTGGTAAGCGATCGCGCCGACCCGAAAATCGCGCACCTCGATGGGCTTAATTTAAGCCGCGCCTGGTGTATGAAGCATATTGCCGCCGCGCTCCCGGAGGCGCACCCTGCGCAGACCGCGCTTCGCGAGGCGGTTAAGCGCCATCTCGCGGCAAGCGTAGAGCACGTTGTCGGCAGCCATTACAGTGGCGGACACTGGCTTGCGAGCTTTGCGTTGCTGGCACTGGAATAA